Within Microbacterium proteolyticum, the genomic segment GAGCGCGCTCATGCGCGACGACGGCACGGAGCTGCGCGGGGGTGAGCGCCTCGCGAAGCCCCCGAGACACCACGACCGCTGCGTCGCGGCCGGGGAGGGCGCACGCGAAAAGCTCTTCGGTCTCGCACGTGAGCAGGAAGGCCCCTCGATCCAGACGTGCGCGGGAGTGCGGGATCGCCAGCACCGCTCCGTACGTCGTCGAGCCCGCGCCGGCCGTTTCGTCCGAACCCGCGGCGATGGTGACGACCACCGCTCCGACGGCGCCGAGCGCCGCCCACCCCGCCACCGTTTGAATGACTGCCGCAGTCTCTGATGCGATCGACGGCGCCGACAGGGCGAGACCGACGGAGATCACGACGGAGGCCGCGAGAGAGGCCACCCCGAGCAGCAACGTCGCGTGCCACATCCCGAGTGCGGTACGCGGGTGGTGGATCTGCCACCGTCCGACCGTGAGAAGCCGCGCGCCTGTCCACCACGAGGCGAGCGCACCGAGCAGGCAGAGGCCGACGAGGACCACGGCGTCAGCTTCGGCGATCGAGGGCCGAGCGCAGCATCTCCACCTCGTCGGTGGACAGGTCGCCCGCGAACTGCAACAGCGCCGCTCGCCTGTCATCACTCCCGCCGAGGGCGGCACGCATGGATTTGCTGGCACTCTCGGCAGCCGAGGAAGTCGGGCTGAATCGCATCCGTCGGGGGGATTCAGCGTGGCGCGCGACCTCGCCCTTGTCCACGAGTCGATCGAGTGCCGTCAGGATCGTCGTATACGCCGGACGCGGCGCGGAGAACTCTTCCTGCACGTCGGCCGCGCTCACCGGCTGGGGGTGGCGTCGGAGAATGGCGAGGACCTCGCTCTCGAGTTCGCCTCGGCCCCTGCTGCGAATTCCACTCATCCCGGCCTCCTTCCGACATGCTACGTCCCTCCCCGACTTCCGTGCTCCAGGGTCGACCTTGAACGACATGACGTAGAGTTAACAGGGTTCCGATGAACGGTGAGGTGTGACAGTGCAGACGGAGATCGTCATCGAGGGGATGACCTGTGAGCACTGCGAGCACGCGGTGGGACAGGCGCTGACAGCTGTCGGCGGTATCACCTCCGTGTCTGTCGATGCGGAAGCCGGCATCGCCGTGATGGAGCACGAGGGTCCCCTCGCTGCGGATGCCGTTGCTGCGGCCGTCGCAGAGGCGGGTTACAGCGTCGGCGAGTGAGTACGACGTCGACGGAGCTCGCCGGATACACGGAGCGTCGCATCCGCAGGTCGCCCGGGGTGATCGCCGTGATCGCCGTGGTCACCCTCCTGCTCGCCGTCGCGGTGCCCGTCGGGTTCACGGTCGGGTGGGGGGACACCGGGTACCGGATGCTGTCCCGCGGATACCCGGGTGAGCTCACCGCGATCCTGTCCGCGTCCTTGAGGATCATCGTGGACCTGGCGTGGTGGACGGTCGCGGGCTGTCTCGTCTCGGTGCTGGGCGTGCTCGCCGCGCCACGGAAGACCTCCGTGTCGGTCGATGCGAGTCTCGAACTCCGTGTCCTGCGAGCGGCGCTCCTCGTGTGGATGCTGGCTGCGGCCGCGTTGGTGCCTGTCGACGCGGCCGACGCGAACGGCCTGGGGATCGATCGGCTCGCGGAGCCGGGAGCGCTGAGCTACCTCGTCGAAGCGGCGTACCTGCCCAAGGCCTGGCTCTTCGTGTTCTTCGCCGTGATGGTGGCCGCCGTGATCTCCTACGTGGCCGATCGATGGGCGACGCTCCTGCCCGTCGCGCTCCTCGCGTCGCTCTCGGCCCTCGCACCGGTTCTCGTGCATCAGGTGCAGGTGGGGGCGGATCACGATTTCGGCTCGGATGCCGCGATCTTCCAGACCCTCGCATCCGCGGTGCTCTTCGGCACCGTCCTGATGCTCTTCGTCCGCCTCGTCAGCGGTCGTCTGCTGCGACCCGTCGCCCTGCACCGTGCCCGATGGGTGTGCACGGTCAGCTGGTTCGTCGTCGTCCTCTCGGATGCCGTCCTCGGCGTGTTCAAGCTGTCCGGCCCGCTCGAGGGCAACGCCACCGTGGCGCTGCTCGCGATCCGCGTCGGCATCCTCGCCCTCGTCGGCGTGTTCCTCGCCTCCTGGTGGATCGTGCGGCGCCGCCTCACCGACCGTCGGATCTTCGTCGGCGGCAGCGTGCTGGTGGTGCTCGGGGCGGCGTTCT encodes:
- a CDS encoding M56 family metallopeptidase → MVLVGLCLLGALASWWTGARLLTVGRWQIHHPRTALGMWHATLLLGVASLAASVVISVGLALSAPSIASETAAVIQTVAGWAALGAVGAVVVTIAAGSDETAGAGSTTYGAVLAIPHSRARLDRGAFLLTCETEELFACALPGRDAAVVVSRGLREALTPAQLRAVVAHERAHLRGHHYLAVRAAELYRACVPFLRSGRRLLVATRLLVELIADDDAARRAGAVHLANALAVISERTGDVAMEMRADRLTAQKWAPARRLAPVSAIYTS
- a CDS encoding BlaI/MecI/CopY family transcriptional regulator → MSGIRSRGRGELESEVLAILRRHPQPVSAADVQEEFSAPRPAYTTILTALDRLVDKGEVARHAESPRRMRFSPTSSAAESASKSMRAALGGSDDRRAALLQFAGDLSTDEVEMLRSALDRRS
- a CDS encoding heavy-metal-associated domain-containing protein translates to MQTEIVIEGMTCEHCEHAVGQALTAVGGITSVSVDAEAGIAVMEHEGPLAADAVAAAVAEAGYSVGE